CTCAAGAAACGCCCTGCGGTTGCCCACGCCTGTCAGCGGATCAGACAACGAGGCCTGTTTATAACCCAGCTGACCGCGCTCATACACCATGGCCAAAATAATGAAAGACAGGCAGATAGCGTACAAAATCGCTTCAAAAATCAGTATAGCGAAGAAACCGCTGCTATGACCGCCCGCCATCTCAGCATACGGCAAGCCGTTATCAAAGAAAGGACGCGCCAGATAGAAACAGGCGTGGAAAAAACTCAGCCCCAGCGCGGGCCAGTAAGTCACATGCAGTTGCCTGCGCGCATGCCAAAGCTCCAGTGTCGTCAGCAGGGTATAAGCCGCCGTTAACAATGAGGTCAGGAAAATCCTCTGCTCCAGACTGTGGTAAAAGGCCGGGTACAGACAGAGCAGGAGCCAGATAAGGGGCCCGGAGAAGACTACCGGCAGTAATACCCTGCGGCCAGTAAACATTCTTAATGCGGCCCACATCATTCCGTAACAGAGCAAAATCATCATGTTACTGAAGACCACGGGAACAATTTCGCTCACCCCTGAACGCATACTGCTGAGCAAAGTGCCTGCGGTAGAAAATGCCAGCATCAGGGCAGTGAGCCCGAGTGTCGGATCTCTGCGACCCCCGATCCATGCGAACAGCATGACGGCAGTGAGCAGGATGAGAATAAAAAGCTCAAATATAAATAACGTGTAAACGTCGAGATGCATAAATTTTATAATTTGTTATTTGCGGGTATGCCTGAGGTTATTTTGACTGATTATCCGCACAGGACAGAAACACTTTTATCAAATTTAGGAATTTCTTTATGGTGGGAATGCTTAAACGAGACAAAGGGGCAGGGAAAACGATCAGGGATGTTTTTTAGTGCCGAATTTTTGATCCCATTCACGACGATAACTGCGGGATTGTTTGCGGCCTTTAAGCCACAGGACAGTACAGACGATGCAAACGCCGGCTGAGAAAACGATATTACGCATGTCCTGATCATAAAAAATAACCAGAACGCAATCGAGGGCGGCCACGATGGCAAACCATTTGTGCATGTGCGATTGCCTGCGGGTTTCCGCATTCATACGCTTGAGCTGACGTCCTTCATCCAGGACCTTTCTTTTTTCCATGGGCATTTCCTGGCGACGGTTGGGTGAAAATGGATCGTGTTTTTTTAAGAATAGCAAATCACGAAAGCGAGGATCTTCAACACGATATTAACCGATCCCAAAATAATTATCGCGGATAACCTGACATATCAATTGGCCGATTAGCGACCTTTACTCCCTGATTTTACAAAACTTTGCGCCAGTTATACCGCCTTCGAAAATATAAGAATCCCGGAAAAAAGTATTGCCAATTGCTGCTACGCATTGATTTATCAGTAGGAGGTAGATTATCGTTTCGGAATTATCTTAATTTTCGGTGAGAAAATGAGCGATTCATCTTCACGAAAGATAGTAGACGGTGCCAATATCTATCAGGATTTCGAGACCCGTTTCTATGAATGGGAAGACGGGATGTCCAGTGCAGGCTTCAAGCTTGAGCTGCCCGATCGTCACAGGGATGAATTTGACTGGGGTGTCACCGGATACAATTTCGGGCGTGTGATCGGCGGCGTTCTGACCGTCAGCGAGCACGACATTAACCGTCAGTATGGCAATCTGTTTTCCATGCCCGATCACATCGTCATTTTCATCATTATCATCGGCGGAATGGAATGCCAGTGTTTTGGTGAGCGTTTCACGCTGACTCAGGGCGATATCCTGATTCAGGATATGTCGCAGCCGATCAAAATTCACGTTTATCCGGGTGATCAGAAACCGCGTCTTGGCTCCTACCAGTACATTATTATGCCCAAACACAGCCTGCATTTTAATGTCGATATCGCGTCCCTGCACGGCAAGCGCATTCCAGCAACGTCGCCGGTCAACATCATTCTGCGCAATCATTTTGCCACGATGGTACAGGTGTTTGATCAGATGACCGATCAGGAGGTTCTGAGCACCGGCGAGGGTGCGGCGTCTGTTTTCCTGCAAACTCTGCATCTGGTTGCGGGCAAGAAAGTTGAGCATCCGTTTGAGCAAAGTGCTCGTCTGGAGCGCATTTGTCTGTACATCGAAAAACACCTCAGTCAGCCGGTGAGTGTCGATGTGCTGTGTAAAAACTTTGCCATCTCGCGCTCGGGTTTGTACCGGCTATTTGAGCCACTGGGTGGCATTGCTCAGTTCATCCGCAGCCGCCGTCTGTTACTCGCAAAACGTTTGCTGCGTACATCATCAATGTCTGATCAGAGCCTGGCCGTCATCGCCCGTCAGTGCGGGCTTGAACCGGGTGCGCTCCGCCGTTACTTCCTTGAGTTCTATGGCGCCACGCCGTCAGAAATGCGGCAGAAATACCGTCGTGACGCAGAACAATCTGATCAGGTCGATGCCACGCACGTGAATTGGGTAAGTTCGCTTTAACCGTTGATTTGCTGCTATTTGTGCAAATCCTGTTAATTGAATACGTTTTTTGTGATCTGTCACTATTCTGATTTTTGCCCGGCAAAGGCGGAATGAGAACCGGTTTTCCTTTTAAACGCAGTAGACTTGATGACATATTCACCCGTCATCACTGAGAGTACATTATGTTAGTCCCTCAACAGGCAGTTGATGAACAGGCTCGGCTTGCGATACTGGCTTCTCTGGGCATCTTAGATTCCCCCAGAATTGAGGAGATCGACCGTATCACCCGCATGGCTGCGCGCCAGTTTCAGGCCAAAGCCGTCGTTGTTTCACTGATTGACGCCGAGCGGCAGTGGTTTTTGTCCCATACCGGCATTGATATTAATCAGTCCCCGCGCGATACCTCATTCTGCGGTCATACCATTCTTGAATCCGGCCCTCTGGTTGTCAGAGATGCCCGGCTGGATTTGCGGTTTCACGATAATCCCCTGGTTACCGGCGCGCCGCATATCGTGTTTTATGCCGGTTGTGCCCTGCATTCCCAGCAGGGCGTTGCACTGGGCGCGCTGTGCCTGATTGATGACCGGACGAGAGAGTGGAGCGAGGAAGACGGGCAAACGCTGCTGGACATGACCGCGCTGGTGCAAAGCTACATTTTTCATCTGGAAAACCGGCAGTACACGGCGCGCGTAGAGGATAATCTGGCGAAAAGCGAAGCCTTATTTGAGCAGACATTTGCTCATGCCGCCGTCGGTTTTTCTCTGGTCGGGCTTGACTGGCGCTGGCTGCGTATTAATCCTCAGGTATGTAACATGCTGGGCTATGGCGAATACCAGCTCCGCAGTTGCCTGCTTCATGACGTAACCCATCCTGAAGATCTCTATGCAGAAAATATTTTGATCCCGCGTTTGCTCTCGGGTGAAATCAACAGTTTTAGCGTAGAGAAACTGCTTCAGCGATCCAATGGCAGCACGCTGTGGGTGACGCTAACCGCTTCTCTGGTGCGTAACGCAACCGGCGAGGCGCACCACTATATTGTGGTGATCAGCGACATCACTGAGCGTAAAAACATAGAACAAACGTTGTATTCGTTGCAGGGCGATCTGGAACGTCGGGTGGCTGCCCGCACCAATGAACTGCAGGTTGCGATGGATCAGTTGCATCAGGAAATTGCACAACGGCTGAACCGCGAGCGGGAACTGACGGAAAGTAAGAACCGGCTGCGGGCGATTACCGACAACATTCCGGCACTGATTTGCCATGTTGATGCGAATGAAGAATACATTTTTGTGAACCACTTTCATGCCAGCTGGTACGGCGTGGCCGAAGATAAAGTGCGTGGGCGGCAGGTGAAGGATTTGGTGGGGCATGAGACGTACCAGCAAATCGAGCCCTATATTCGCCAGGTGTTGCAAGGCGTCGCCGTCAGTTATGACATTGAGTTACCGGGTTATTCCCGTAACGGAAAAGGGGGCGTTTTGCACACCACGCTTATCCCCTGTGATGACAGCGGTCATGGCTACTATGGCCTTTCGACAGACATCAGCGAGATTAAAGAACTGCAGGCACAGCTGGAATTCGAGGCCAATCATGATTCGCTGACCGGACTTCCTAACCGGCGGGCATTCCAGCAATCCCTGATTTATGCGGCCAGACAACAAGAAAAAGCAGACAAAGACATAGCCTTACTTTTTTTAGACATTGATAACTTTAAAGCTTACAACGACACCTACGGGCACGAATTTGGCGATCTGATCCTGAAGTTTTTCGGACATACCTTGCGCGATAATCTGCGTTCACAGGACGTGGTTGCACGGCTGGCGGGGGATGAGTTTACCGTCCTGCTGGGCCATTTAGTGAATACGGAAAGCGACGTCAGCCGGATTTGTATCAGTCTGATGAACGCTTTCCGTAGTGTAGAACACGTGTCCGGGGTACCGGTTTCGCTGTCAGCCAGTATTGGCGTGGCGGTGGGGCGTGCGCGTCAGCCGTTGTTACCTGATACGCTGATGGCGCGCGCTGATGCCGCCATGTACCGTGCAAAACAGAGCGGGAAAGGGCGTTACTATCTCGGGTGAATCTTGAGGCTCGGGTGAATCTTGAGGTGAATCCTGGAATAACTTTTGTCCATAAAAGCGCGGTCATAAAAACATGGCCAAAAAAAACGCCTCCCGGAGGAGGCGTTCGTCAACCATCGAAAAGACGTTCTGCGTTTACTGAGCAGCAGAAGCCAGTTCAGGTTGCTTTTCGTCAGTGTCGCGATCCAGCGTCATGCGGTGCAGCTTAGATGCAGTGACCAGCATCAGCACAGCAATCACAGCGGTCGCAATACCAATCTGCAGGAACACGTGGCTGTAAATTGCCAGAGAGGCGTGCGCGTCTTCAATGTCTGAAGGCACTGCCGTCAGGTTCGCCACATAGCCCGCGATAATCGCCGCTGCTGCGGTAGTCAGGAACCATGCGCCCATGATGAAGCCCATCAGACGCTGCGGTACCAGCTGTGCAACCATCGCCAGACCCAGACCGGAAATCATCAGCTCACCGATACTTTGCAGTGCATAGCTCAGCACCAGCCAGTTAACAGAAACGATACCCTGTTCATTAGCCAGACTTGCACCCCATGGCAGAACCAGGAACGCGCCTGAACACAACACCATACCAATGGCAAACTTGTGCGGCATAGGCATACGGTCGCCTACTTTGGTGTAAACAGCGGCCAGAATCGGGCTGGCAACCATGATCCAGAACGGGTTCAGAGCCTGGAACTGCTCAGGCTGGAAGCTGATACCCAGCAGGTCATGGCCGACGTTGTGAATAGCAAAGAAGTTCAGGGACGTCGGCATCTGGCTGTACAGCACGAAGAACACGACGGCTTCCATCATCAGCAGGAACGCCACAATCATCTTACGACGGGCAATACCCTTCATAGAGAAGGTTTCTTTCGCAAAGACAATAATGATACCCACAGAAACCACGCCCAGAACCATACGTGCGATAGTTTGGTTATGCAGCAACCAGCTGGACAGGAAGACCAGTGCAACCACACCGACCAGAACCATCAGCAGCTTTTTGAACTGCAGCGGGGCAAAGTCTGGTTTAGAACCCTGACGTTTTACCCATTTGCGGCAGAACATGAAGTTCACGATGGTGATCAGCATACCGACTACGCTCAGAGAGAACGCGACGCTCCAGCCATACTGCGCGGCAAGCCATGGCGTTGCCAGCATGGAGAAGAATGAGCCGATATTGACCGACATGTAATACATGGTAAAAGCGCCATCAAGACGCGGGTCATCTTTTTCGTAGCAGGTAGAAAGCAATGAGGATGGATTTGCTTTAAACAAGCCACTACCGACGGCGATAGTCGCCATACCCAGATAAACCCAGAACACTTCGTGGCCGGAATAGGCAACGAAGGAATAACCTAACGCCAGAACTATCGCGCCGAGCACGATCACGCGTTTTGAGCCCAGAACTTTATCCCCTAACCAGCCGCCGATGGCCACGAAGCCGTAAACCAGCGCACTGAAAGAGGAGAACAGGGTGATGGAGTCAGCTTCACTCAGGCCAAGCATTTTGACCAGGTAAACCGCCATGATCCCTTGCAGGCCGTAATAACCGAAACGTTCCCACAATTCGATGGAGAAGATCAGATAAAACGCTTTTGGCTGTTTGAAGGCGTTCAGACTCACGCTTTCATTATTGGGTGTTTTGTTTGCAGTTGACACTCGTACCTCTGTTTATTCCTTCTGCCTGTGATAGAGCAGAAACGCATAAGTGGCGCGAAATAAGCACCCTTTGCATTGTTATAAGATGGGATGACGGCTGGTAATGTTCACTATCTTCGTAAATGAGGCAAGGAGTTTGACATATGCCGTTACATTTAACTTATCCGGCCTGATTAAACTGTGTTCGAAATGTTATGCAGAATTAACGTTTATGTTTTCTAAATAGACGATGTGAATATGTTGTATAAATAATATTCCACATTCTAAAATTGTTATTGTTTTTCTGAAAAAGTCTTAACTGGATTATTCACCCATTCAGCGGTGAATAAACAGTGAATACGTCTGGATTGTGACGCCATTTACGGGGTTTTATGAAACGGAAAAACAACGCTGCGCAGGTATTCAGAACGATGCATAGTCTAGTGTGATCTGCATCCCGTTTTAACACTAAATTTCCGATTGAAAATAAGATTAGTACGACTTGTGGCGGTTAGGGGGCGGGGGTATTTACATTTGGCTTGTCCGGCAGGGGAAAATCCTGCCGGACTGAAACGGAACAGCATGAAGGGAATCGCGGACTGGGCTTACCGGTTCAGGGTATCTCCCAGCGTCTGGATCAGACGGTTTGACCAGCTGAACAGCGCGGCAGTCAGCAGGATATCCAGAGATTGTGTTGCCGAATAACCGGCATCTGATAATCCGTGCAACTGGCGTGCATCAAAACGTTCCGGTGTGCGGGTCAGCGTAATAACGGCATCCAGCAGTGCGGCTTCTTTTCTGTCGGACAGCGTTTTCGACAATGCATCAACTGCATCGTCGCGATGATTTTCTTCGAACAGGGAACCGATAATGGCTTTGTTGCCGTTAGCTTCCAGATACAGACGACCGTGGATCCCTGCGCAATACAGGCAGCCATTTAACTGCGAGGTCGCCACAGCAGACAGTTCACGCCAGGCCGCTTTCGGGCGCTCACCGGCCTGCATCACGTGATTAAAGACGGCTGAGAATTCACTCAGCGCGTCGGCGTCATGCACCAGCAGCGTATAAAAAGATGAAGACCGCGCATCGGGCGCGATCAAATCCAGAACATCCTGCTGATGCTTGCTGGCAGTTTCTGGTGCCACTTCCGGCAGCCTTGATTTCCATTGCAGCATGGCCAGAGAAAATCCTTTCTGCTCGCAGCCTTCAGGCGCAGGGAAGCCGGGGAGCACGGCGGCGGCACGCCCGCGCAGACCATTCACAACGGCCAGCACTCGCGCCTGATAACTGACAAAACCGATCAGCTGCGTAAATGTCACAATATCCCGCGTACTGAATCCGACGTGGCTGAGCTGATCCAGCATGGACGGCGTGATAAGCGTAGGCTGAGTGGCGAGTAACCGGGCGAACTGAGTGATATGAGTCTGGCGGATATTACTTTCACGGGAGGCATCAGGGCTGGAGAGCGGGGCGAGGCGGGCGGCGTAGTGGCTACAAAGTGATTGTACGCCGGTCACCTGCGCAACGGTCAGCGCACTGCTCAGACGGTCATATAAAGAAAGCGTTTCTGTACGCGATACGCTGAGATTATCCGGGAAAAGCAACTCGTAGCAGGCGCGGGAAGCACGCAGAAGTTTCTGGCGTTCGTTGAGCAGCTGGCGAAGTGTCGGATCAAGCTGATTATCCAGCCCGAGCAGAAAGCGATCCTGAACTAACGCAGCATGGGGATCAAGCGGCAGGTGACCATACTGGCTGGATTGTGTTTCATGATACCAGCCGCTGTGCGCGGCCTTGCGTTGTTGTTCCATGAACGGGTCCTTTGCTTCAAGCCTGGCATCCAGGCAAATTATCAGACCCTATCCTTGCCGATACTGTTGTCGATATAAAATAATGTTAAGCGATAAATCATATCTAAAAGGAATAGAAAACGGCAAATATGCCAGAGGAACGGGTTTGGTCGCGAATTTCATCGGCAATTTACCCGATTGCAAAGATAAAAAACGGCGCCCGTTTAAGGCACCGTTGGGTATTCAGTCTGTTAATCGCTGCTTCTGCTACGCACTAATTTCCATCGCGCCGCCAGGCATCTGCCGTGAGTGCTTCACCAAAGTGACTGGCGATCAGCCTTTTTGTCAGGTCATGCAGCGGTGCGGCCAGCACTTCGGCAGTATTGCCGCGCT
The Rahnella variigena genome window above contains:
- a CDS encoding diguanylate cyclase; amino-acid sequence: MLAFSTAGTLLSSMRSGVSEIVPVVFSNMMILLCYGMMWAALRMFTGRRVLLPVVFSGPLIWLLLCLYPAFYHSLEQRIFLTSLLTAAYTLLTTLELWHARRQLHVTYWPALGLSFFHACFYLARPFFDNGLPYAEMAGGHSSGFFAILIFEAILYAICLSFIILAMVYERGQLGYKQASLSDPLTGVGNRRAFLERGNELIRKRKNNTFPVQLILFDLDNFKRINDQYGHAGGDSALVFFCNVVNSSLEQKDIFARIGGEEFACLTTRPREQAIRMAENIRSQLAQNSQHNIPMTVSVGMAFSEPDQDSISHLLIQADHALYRAKSAGKNRIELS
- a CDS encoding helix-turn-helix domain-containing protein, translating into MSDSSSRKIVDGANIYQDFETRFYEWEDGMSSAGFKLELPDRHRDEFDWGVTGYNFGRVIGGVLTVSEHDINRQYGNLFSMPDHIVIFIIIIGGMECQCFGERFTLTQGDILIQDMSQPIKIHVYPGDQKPRLGSYQYIIMPKHSLHFNVDIASLHGKRIPATSPVNIILRNHFATMVQVFDQMTDQEVLSTGEGAASVFLQTLHLVAGKKVEHPFEQSARLERICLYIEKHLSQPVSVDVLCKNFAISRSGLYRLFEPLGGIAQFIRSRRLLLAKRLLRTSSMSDQSLAVIARQCGLEPGALRRYFLEFYGATPSEMRQKYRRDAEQSDQVDATHVNWVSSL
- a CDS encoding diguanylate cyclase domain-containing protein; amino-acid sequence: MLVPQQAVDEQARLAILASLGILDSPRIEEIDRITRMAARQFQAKAVVVSLIDAERQWFLSHTGIDINQSPRDTSFCGHTILESGPLVVRDARLDLRFHDNPLVTGAPHIVFYAGCALHSQQGVALGALCLIDDRTREWSEEDGQTLLDMTALVQSYIFHLENRQYTARVEDNLAKSEALFEQTFAHAAVGFSLVGLDWRWLRINPQVCNMLGYGEYQLRSCLLHDVTHPEDLYAENILIPRLLSGEINSFSVEKLLQRSNGSTLWVTLTASLVRNATGEAHHYIVVISDITERKNIEQTLYSLQGDLERRVAARTNELQVAMDQLHQEIAQRLNRERELTESKNRLRAITDNIPALICHVDANEEYIFVNHFHASWYGVAEDKVRGRQVKDLVGHETYQQIEPYIRQVLQGVAVSYDIELPGYSRNGKGGVLHTTLIPCDDSGHGYYGLSTDISEIKELQAQLEFEANHDSLTGLPNRRAFQQSLIYAARQQEKADKDIALLFLDIDNFKAYNDTYGHEFGDLILKFFGHTLRDNLRSQDVVARLAGDEFTVLLGHLVNTESDVSRICISLMNAFRSVEHVSGVPVSLSASIGVAVGRARQPLLPDTLMARADAAMYRAKQSGKGRYYLG
- the dtpA gene encoding dipeptide/tripeptide permease DtpA; translation: MSTANKTPNNESVSLNAFKQPKAFYLIFSIELWERFGYYGLQGIMAVYLVKMLGLSEADSITLFSSFSALVYGFVAIGGWLGDKVLGSKRVIVLGAIVLALGYSFVAYSGHEVFWVYLGMATIAVGSGLFKANPSSLLSTCYEKDDPRLDGAFTMYYMSVNIGSFFSMLATPWLAAQYGWSVAFSLSVVGMLITIVNFMFCRKWVKRQGSKPDFAPLQFKKLLMVLVGVVALVFLSSWLLHNQTIARMVLGVVSVGIIIVFAKETFSMKGIARRKMIVAFLLMMEAVVFFVLYSQMPTSLNFFAIHNVGHDLLGISFQPEQFQALNPFWIMVASPILAAVYTKVGDRMPMPHKFAIGMVLCSGAFLVLPWGASLANEQGIVSVNWLVLSYALQSIGELMISGLGLAMVAQLVPQRLMGFIMGAWFLTTAAAAIIAGYVANLTAVPSDIEDAHASLAIYSHVFLQIGIATAVIAVLMLVTASKLHRMTLDRDTDEKQPELASAAQ
- a CDS encoding CMD domain-containing protein, which gives rise to MEQQRKAAHSGWYHETQSSQYGHLPLDPHAALVQDRFLLGLDNQLDPTLRQLLNERQKLLRASRACYELLFPDNLSVSRTETLSLYDRLSSALTVAQVTGVQSLCSHYAARLAPLSSPDASRESNIRQTHITQFARLLATQPTLITPSMLDQLSHVGFSTRDIVTFTQLIGFVSYQARVLAVVNGLRGRAAAVLPGFPAPEGCEQKGFSLAMLQWKSRLPEVAPETASKHQQDVLDLIAPDARSSSFYTLLVHDADALSEFSAVFNHVMQAGERPKAAWRELSAVATSQLNGCLYCAGIHGRLYLEANGNKAIIGSLFEENHRDDAVDALSKTLSDRKEAALLDAVITLTRTPERFDARQLHGLSDAGYSATQSLDILLTAALFSWSNRLIQTLGDTLNR